The region CTGAACAGAGGCCTCCTTGCACGCGGCGCTCCCCTCTTTTCCCGCGTCGAGGATGGGACCGACTTCCTGGACGACTTCCTTGCGGTCTTCGCAGAGTTCGAGGCCGAGTACCCGCCTCTCGCCGCCGCCCTCCTCGGACGTTTCGGGAGCAAGGAGGAGATCTACCATCTCATTGCTGAGGGCGAGAGCGTCATCCCCTCGAAGACGACCGAGACCTACTGGATCATCGCCGACGACCCCGCGGCCGGAGACAGCGAGCCCTACGGGGAGCAGGCAGGAAAGTGGCTCGTCTTCTGCAGGACCGGCGAGGTGGACGACCTCTGGAAGA is a window of Methanofollis sp. DNA encoding:
- a CDS encoding putative phosphothreonine lyase domain-containg protein codes for the protein MDEVDSEALADAAYGIFEILLNRGLLARGAPLFSRVEDGTDFLDDFLAVFAEFEAEYPPLAAALLGRFGSKEEIYHLIAEGESVIPSKTTETYWIIADDPAAGDSEPYGEQAGKWLVFCRTGEVDDLWKKIRDATVAGRLGISAKVSTARPNPESRDERKVIYVYTRDWSDEADVMRVRSVLSDLGVEQRIGYKRNIETFAGEYAEEGKKVTYYSA